The Triplophysa rosa unplaced genomic scaffold, Trosa_1v2 scaffold16_ERROPOS6745844, whole genome shotgun sequence genomic interval TCTTGACTTGGCAAGATCTGCAACATTTGCACAGAATGCCCACACAGTCCATTACTGTAAAGTCTGAGAGCAGCCAAAGACATGATTCTTATTGTATAAGATAAGAAGAGACAGCCGAGCAGCTATCATACGGAAGCTGGAACCTGAAGCAATACTTGGATATGATAATGTGAGTTTCTTTAAAATCATTCCACTTTGACCCAAATGGCTCCAATGACAGTGAACTAAGGCTAATGCtggaataaaactaaaaacaacaaactgaaCTTAATTTAGTAGGGCACAGCCGGGAAAAAGGAGTGAAATGGCAAAAAGGTTGGGAGACGCTGGATTGGTGACAAATGGGGCGAGGAAGATGACGAACGATCCAGGAGAGGTGAAGACACTAGGGCTGGGAAGCAGGTGTGGGCAAAATAGTACAGCAAAGCAAAACTTCTGAATTCAGAATGTGAATCTCCAGCTCAGAGAGATGACGTTGACATTACAGTCTGATATGACCGAAGTTCAGCTCTTGTATGCACAGAGATTTACATGAAGTGACGAAGAAAGCCCAGAAATCCCTATCCTGAAGTTGCAGATTCAAAAGCGAACAATACGAAAGCATGGACCTGCAGAAATGATTGCTTTTCCTCCATCGGGCATACAAAATCATACCTCAACCTTCATTTCTGGAAACTGCAGAAagtttcaaaacaaacaaacattcagAGATTCTACAGAGCTTGTATTACCAAACAGCCTCAATGAGATGACCTGttattttttgcattatttcaTTGATTTAGGCAGAAAAAAATCATCCCTCAACCTCATTTCTGGACAGTGCAGAAAgttttgaaacaaacaaacagcaataataataattacaagCAAAGCATATAAATACATAGCAGATATAAAGCAGATgagcaaatatttttttctctcagAGATAATGTTTATCTGCTTTCCATAATAGTATTTATGTTATTTTCTGATGTTCATTGATGATGTAGTATTGTAgtgatgtagtatttctaatgcatataacatttatgtatttatatttacatcatTTTATAGATGCCGTGGAGCTGTCTGAAATAACTGATTTTGTGAAGCAGAATTGCAACTCACTGATTCCCCTTGAGAAACCAAAGAATACTGCTTTTAGAATCTGTGGGCAGGATGGAACAGTCTACACTGGGAATGAAGAGCAGCTTGAAGCCTGGAAAGATTTTTATCTGCCAGAAAGGATGGAGATGGAGGTAATCGGTGCCATTGATTACTTCCCATGTGACGCCTTTGGCCTGCAGTTGGTACTGTTGTTTTGTGAGGATGGGAAGATTTATGCTTATGAGGATGAAGTCTTGCACCTTGTAGCCATGAATTTGGGGGATCTGCTCCAGTCTGGGATGGTCTTTCCTGGAATTGAGACATTCAAGCTTGGAGAATGTTTTGAAGAACCGGTGAGGTCTTTTTTTTGGTAGATGTTCAGTCTCAGTTATATGTCAATATCCAAGGGTTTCCCAAATGTATGCTTATATATCCATATTCATATGTTTGCTCGACAGACTGAGGAAGAATACAGTGAAATGATGGAAAGTGAAGAAATCAAAGCAATA includes:
- the LOC130549748 gene encoding uncharacterized protein LOC130549748, which codes for MKTRSRNTVRKNFLSLAEKDAVELSEITDFVKQNCNSLIPLEKPKNTAFRICGQDGTVYTGNEEQLEAWKDFYLPERMEMEVIGAIDYFPCDAFGLQLVLLFCEDGKIYAYEDEVLHLVAMNLGDLLQSGMVFPGIETFKLGECFEEPTEEEYSEMMESEEIKAIRESHQTFRETMELELLNTLNEIKQSRNDPLDVQKQKDSKDITSSTEKRVQEIKISCKGNVGNETVPRPCNAVTKWPFSNQDVMRFIPFKSEGGSHTLKNRRQIAL